Below is a window of Halogeometricum rufum DNA.
TAAGCGCCGACGCCGGCCGCGCTTACGCGTCTCCCTCGGCGGCCGCGGTGACGTAGACGCCCGGCATCGCCGTCTCCTCGACGGCCAGCGTGACTTCCTCGCCCTCCTCGACGCGTTGGTCGGTCACGACGGTCACCGCCTCGATGGGGTTGCGACGGAGGAACGCCCAGATGAGGTCCAGTATCGAGGGGTGACCGCCGCGCCGGAGCACGAGCACGTACCGGGACTCGGCCAACTCTCGGAGCCCCGGCTCCAAGTCCTGGTCGTCCAGTTCGTCCGGGGGGACGACGTGCAGCACGTCACCTCGAATCGTCTCGGTCACACTGCCGAGACGAGGGCCGAAAGGATGAATGGTGCGCTCTCGGGCGAGCAGTGGAAGCGAACGGGTCTGTCGTGACGAACGGGCTCCGCGTCGCAAGGGACCACTCTCTCAGAGCGATTCCGAACGGCATCTCCTCGGTCGTGCTCCGTACGACACTCGGATGAATATAATGAATCTCCGAATAAATATAACCAACCTTTAATACCTTAGATGACATATTAGTATGCGAGAACACGAGCGCTGATCGTACCTTCTCAGAACGTACTATGACTAACTACGACGTGTTGCGCGAGTTCGAAGCGGGAATAACGAGCGAGCAGTTGGAGCAGGCGGTTGACAGTTCGGGCGACGCTATCGAGCAACTGCGAACCGAGGGCGTCCCGATATCGTATCTCGGCTCTCAGACGTTCCTCAACGGGGACGGATTGATCGGCGCAACGATGTGCCGGTACGACGCAGACTCCGAAGCGACGCTTCGCACGCACAGTGAGCGGGCTGGACTTGCTGTGAGCGAGATCTTCGTGGTCGGCCCCCCGCACGACGGGATCGCCCCGAAGACCGGCGTCGCGCCGAAGGCGGCCTGAAGCGCCGTTCGCACGAGAGAGAACGGAGCACTTTCTGACAGAGACAGGGCGAAAGACCCCTGTTCGGTACGCGACGATTCCTTGGTTGAGAGTGTGCGCGTCGGTGGATGCTGACCGCGTGCGCCGTATTCGGAACTGTTCCGAACCACCGTTCGGAAACGTCGTTTCTTCGGACGCATCGCTGGCGATATCGATAC
It encodes the following:
- a CDS encoding DUF7526 family protein, whose product is MTETIRGDVLHVVPPDELDDQDLEPGLRELAESRYVLVLRRGGHPSILDLIWAFLRRNPIEAVTVVTDQRVEEGEEVTLAVEETAMPGVYVTAAAEGDA
- a CDS encoding nickel-binding protein; this translates as MTNYDVLREFEAGITSEQLEQAVDSSGDAIEQLRTEGVPISYLGSQTFLNGDGLIGATMCRYDADSEATLRTHSERAGLAVSEIFVVGPPHDGIAPKTGVAPKAA